Proteins from a single region of Microbacterium sp. zg-Y818:
- a CDS encoding DNA polymerase III subunit gamma and tau, producing MTTALYRRYRPEAFGEMIGQSQVTDPLMTALRGDRVGHAYLFSGPRGCGKTTSARILARCLNCAQGPTDTPCGTCPSCVELGRNGGGSLDVVEIDAASHNGVDDARDLRERAIFAPARDRFKIFILDEAHMVSSQGFNALLKLVEEPPDHVKFIFATTEPEKVIGTIRSRTHHYPFRLVPPAAMLEYVQELCTQEGVEVETGVLPLVVRAGGGSPRDTLSLLDQLIAGSDVAEGGAVRVKYERAVSLLGYTHAELLDEVVEAFGSGDAAGAFAAVDRVVQTGQDPRRFVDDLLERLRDLIIVAATGDGAAAVLRGVPEDELERMGRQAVVFGTERLSRTADLVVTALDDMTGATSPRLQLELMVARVLAQTSPATQPAVQAGAAPAAPAAMPSAATPIVPSATRDAAPAPAPVAAPAPAPVAAPAAQPGAAVSAPAPAATTDARPSAPSDTAAPGTDPADAGQGAMASAPAASAPAAPEPAAEPIVPDGPITFAHVRDAWPEILKRLEGVSRTSWLLATVARVAAFDDDVLTLVFQSQADVAAFKKLQAGQGPSEDLRGVIQQVLGIRVKYIARHDTDPTPPPAGAAPAGPAPVTPPPTGPAPGGAPAGGGQPSGPGVRTPAPAGSSPAAAAPVTQWAVAPIPSDDPTMAAPPAQLAVDDEPEDVAGARMRVATLAPAREGDVLPADAVAPSAQTDESEADEVPDVPVDVRVPPVVVTSRPIATRGGVERYGEPVVRQMLGATFVREEPYTPPTRFN from the coding sequence GTGACCACCGCTCTCTACCGCCGCTACCGTCCCGAGGCGTTCGGCGAGATGATCGGCCAGTCCCAAGTCACCGACCCGCTCATGACGGCGCTGCGCGGTGACCGTGTAGGGCACGCCTATCTGTTCTCCGGTCCGCGCGGGTGCGGCAAGACGACCTCTGCGCGCATCCTGGCCCGCTGCCTGAACTGCGCCCAGGGTCCCACCGACACCCCCTGCGGCACCTGCCCCAGCTGCGTCGAATTGGGGCGCAACGGCGGCGGATCGCTCGACGTGGTCGAGATCGACGCGGCATCCCACAACGGCGTCGACGACGCCCGCGACCTGCGCGAGCGGGCGATCTTCGCTCCTGCCCGCGACCGGTTCAAGATCTTCATCCTCGACGAGGCGCACATGGTCAGCTCGCAGGGCTTCAACGCCCTGCTGAAGCTCGTCGAAGAGCCGCCCGACCACGTCAAGTTCATCTTCGCCACCACCGAGCCCGAGAAGGTCATCGGCACCATCCGCTCGCGCACGCACCACTATCCGTTCCGGCTCGTGCCGCCGGCGGCGATGCTCGAGTACGTGCAGGAGCTGTGCACGCAAGAGGGCGTCGAGGTCGAGACCGGTGTGCTGCCGCTCGTGGTCCGCGCCGGCGGCGGATCGCCGCGCGACACGCTGTCGCTGCTCGACCAGCTGATCGCCGGCTCCGACGTCGCAGAGGGTGGCGCGGTGCGCGTGAAGTACGAGCGCGCGGTTTCGCTCCTCGGCTACACCCACGCCGAGCTGCTCGACGAGGTCGTCGAGGCCTTCGGCTCGGGGGATGCCGCGGGCGCCTTCGCCGCGGTCGACCGGGTCGTGCAGACCGGTCAGGACCCGCGCCGCTTCGTCGACGACCTGCTCGAACGGCTGCGTGACCTCATCATCGTCGCCGCCACCGGCGACGGTGCCGCGGCGGTGCTCCGGGGCGTTCCAGAGGACGAACTCGAGCGCATGGGCCGCCAAGCGGTGGTCTTCGGCACCGAGCGCCTCTCGCGCACGGCCGACCTGGTCGTGACGGCCCTCGACGACATGACCGGCGCGACCTCCCCGCGCCTGCAGCTGGAACTCATGGTGGCGCGCGTGCTCGCGCAGACCTCGCCCGCGACGCAGCCGGCTGTGCAGGCCGGTGCCGCACCCGCAGCGCCGGCCGCGATGCCGTCCGCGGCGACCCCGATCGTTCCGTCTGCGACGAGGGATGCCGCTCCGGCACCCGCGCCCGTCGCCGCGCCCGCACCCGCGCCCGTCGCCGCGCCCGCCGCCCAGCCCGGCGCCGCCGTTTCCGCGCCGGCTCCCGCGGCCACGACCGACGCGCGCCCGAGCGCTCCCAGCGACACGGCTGCTCCTGGCACCGACCCCGCGGACGCGGGACAGGGGGCGATGGCATCCGCTCCGGCCGCCTCGGCACCGGCCGCGCCGGAGCCTGCGGCGGAGCCGATCGTGCCGGACGGCCCCATCACCTTCGCCCATGTGCGCGACGCCTGGCCTGAGATCCTCAAGCGGCTCGAAGGCGTCAGCCGCACCTCGTGGCTCCTCGCGACGGTCGCCCGCGTGGCCGCGTTCGACGACGACGTGCTGACGCTGGTTTTCCAGAGCCAGGCAGACGTCGCCGCGTTCAAGAAGCTGCAGGCCGGGCAAGGCCCGAGCGAAGACCTCCGCGGCGTGATCCAGCAGGTGCTCGGCATCCGCGTGAAGTACATCGCCCGCCACGACACCGACCCCACGCCGCCGCCCGCCGGTGCGGCCCCGGCCGGGCCTGCGCCCGTGACCCCACCGCCGACGGGTCCGGCGCCCGGCGGTGCGCCCGCAGGCGGCGGTCAGCCATCGGGCCCCGGCGTGCGTACACCGGCACCGGCAGGCTCATCGCCCGCCGCGGCAGCCCCCGTCACCCAGTGGGCGGTCGCGCCGATCCCGTCCGACGACCCCACGATGGCTGCGCCGCCGGCACAGCTGGCCGTCGACGACGAGCCCGAAGACGTCGCCGGTGCGCGCATGCGTGTGGCGACGCTCGCTCCGGCGCGCGAGGGAGACGTACTGCCGGCGGACGCCGTCGCGCCCTCGGCGCAGACCGACGAGAGCGAGGCCGACGAGGTGCCGGACGTCCCCGTCGACGTGCGTGTGCCGCCGGTCGTGGTCACGAGCCGGCCCATCGCAACGCGCGGGGGAGTGGAGCGCTACGGCGAGCCCGTCGTCCGCCAGATGCTCGGCGCCACCTTCGTGCGCGAAGAGCCCTACACCCCGCCGACGAGGTTCAACTAA
- a CDS encoding glycosyl hydrolase family 65 protein → MIDRDRFPVDPWRLVEKNFTLEDVGVTETLFALGNGYLGMRGNQPEGLHGHEHGTFINGFHETFPIRHAEQAYGFAEVGQTIINAPDAKVMRVYVEDEPLSLDIAEVRDYERVLDMRDGVLRRHLLWVTPSGKEVQIDFERMVSFEEKHLSVMRLTVTVLNSDAPVTINCQLVNRQDGEDVYGGTAVASRRSRATFDPRKAERMHERVLQPQDYWQDGSRAALSYRVAESGMTLAVVADHFIETDNEYDMRGLIEPDIAKNLYRVQAKAGVPITVTKVVAYHTSRGVPARELVDRCRRTLDRAQSGGVDVLFERQRAWLDGFWDRSDVRIGGHDDLQQATRWCLYQLAQAAARADGRGVPAKGVTGSGYSGHYFWDTEIYVLPFLAYTTPLWARNTLRMRYLMLPAARKRAAQLNEAGALYPWRTINGEEASAYYAAGTAQYHINADVCFALAKYVRATGDVDFLYTEGIDIAVETARLWATLGFWRTSDGIHDDDDDGDGDSFHIHGVTGPDEYTTVVNDNLFTNVMARFNLRFAARTVREMEQDAPEEYRRAMDRLGIEPGEAESWDRAADAMHIPFSEALGIHPQDHVFLEKEVWDLENTPPERRPLLLHFHPLVIYRYQVLKQADVVLALFLQGNHFTDEEKLADFNYYDPLTTGDSTLSAVVQAILAAEVGYQDLALEYFHESIYVDLGDLHHNASDGVHVASAGGVWTALVSGFGGMRDHFGDLSFDPRLPADWPSLSYSLQWHGTRLDITVTADSITFESGPGGPIVLSVRGTGYVIAGEETLVVPLRGQGPRRPGRPSLSEIEDARRDDGTYLSASIPTLTSSIPVISDEDLLQGEDAQVGVDS, encoded by the coding sequence ATGATCGACCGTGATCGCTTCCCCGTCGACCCTTGGCGGCTCGTGGAGAAGAACTTCACGCTGGAGGACGTCGGCGTGACCGAGACGCTCTTCGCGCTCGGCAACGGCTACCTCGGCATGCGGGGGAATCAGCCCGAGGGCCTGCACGGGCACGAGCACGGCACGTTCATCAACGGCTTCCACGAGACGTTCCCGATCCGCCACGCCGAGCAGGCCTACGGCTTCGCCGAGGTCGGGCAGACGATCATCAACGCCCCTGACGCGAAGGTCATGCGCGTCTACGTCGAGGACGAGCCGCTGTCGCTGGACATCGCCGAGGTGCGGGACTACGAGCGGGTGCTCGACATGCGCGACGGCGTGCTGCGCCGTCACCTGCTGTGGGTGACCCCCAGCGGCAAGGAGGTGCAGATCGACTTCGAGCGCATGGTGTCGTTCGAGGAGAAGCACCTCTCGGTCATGCGCCTCACCGTCACGGTGCTCAACTCCGACGCGCCCGTGACGATCAACTGCCAGCTGGTGAACCGCCAGGACGGCGAGGACGTCTACGGCGGAACCGCGGTGGCATCCCGCCGCTCGCGCGCCACGTTCGACCCGCGCAAGGCGGAGCGCATGCACGAGCGCGTGCTGCAGCCGCAGGACTATTGGCAGGACGGGTCGCGCGCCGCGCTGTCGTACCGCGTCGCCGAGTCGGGCATGACGCTGGCCGTCGTCGCCGACCACTTCATCGAGACCGACAACGAGTACGACATGCGCGGGCTCATCGAGCCCGACATCGCCAAGAACCTGTACCGGGTGCAGGCCAAGGCCGGCGTGCCGATCACCGTCACCAAGGTCGTGGCGTACCACACGTCGCGGGGCGTACCCGCGCGGGAGCTCGTCGACCGCTGCCGTCGCACACTCGACCGCGCACAGAGCGGGGGCGTCGACGTGCTGTTCGAGCGCCAGCGCGCCTGGCTCGACGGATTCTGGGATCGCTCCGACGTGCGGATCGGCGGCCACGACGACCTGCAGCAGGCGACCCGCTGGTGCCTGTACCAGCTGGCCCAGGCTGCGGCCCGTGCCGACGGCCGGGGCGTTCCCGCCAAGGGCGTGACCGGCTCCGGGTACAGCGGCCACTATTTCTGGGACACCGAGATCTACGTGCTGCCGTTCCTGGCGTACACGACGCCGCTGTGGGCCCGGAACACCCTGCGCATGCGGTACCTCATGCTGCCCGCCGCCCGCAAGCGCGCAGCTCAGCTCAACGAGGCGGGCGCGCTCTACCCGTGGCGCACGATCAACGGCGAAGAGGCCTCGGCCTACTACGCCGCCGGCACCGCGCAGTACCACATCAACGCCGACGTCTGCTTCGCCCTGGCGAAGTACGTGCGTGCCACCGGCGACGTGGACTTCCTCTACACCGAGGGCATCGACATCGCCGTGGAGACCGCGCGACTGTGGGCGACGCTCGGATTCTGGCGCACGAGCGACGGCATCCACGACGACGACGATGACGGAGACGGCGACTCGTTCCACATCCACGGCGTCACCGGTCCCGACGAGTACACCACCGTCGTCAACGACAACCTGTTCACCAACGTGATGGCGCGGTTCAACCTGCGCTTCGCCGCGCGAACCGTGCGGGAGATGGAACAGGACGCGCCGGAGGAGTACCGCCGCGCGATGGACCGGCTCGGCATCGAGCCCGGCGAGGCGGAGTCGTGGGACCGTGCTGCGGATGCCATGCACATCCCGTTCAGCGAGGCCCTCGGCATCCACCCGCAGGACCACGTCTTCCTCGAGAAGGAAGTGTGGGACCTGGAGAACACCCCGCCGGAGCGGCGGCCGCTGCTGCTGCACTTCCACCCGCTGGTGATCTACCGCTACCAGGTGCTCAAGCAGGCCGACGTGGTGCTGGCGCTCTTCCTGCAGGGCAACCACTTCACCGACGAGGAGAAGCTCGCCGACTTCAACTACTACGACCCGCTCACGACGGGCGATTCGACGCTGTCGGCGGTCGTGCAGGCGATCCTCGCAGCGGAGGTGGGGTACCAGGACCTCGCCCTGGAGTACTTCCACGAGTCGATCTACGTGGATCTCGGAGACCTGCACCACAACGCATCCGACGGCGTGCATGTGGCGTCCGCCGGCGGGGTGTGGACGGCTCTCGTCTCGGGCTTCGGCGGTATGCGCGACCACTTCGGCGACCTGTCGTTCGACCCGCGTCTGCCGGCCGACTGGCCGTCGCTGTCGTACTCGCTGCAGTGGCACGGGACGCGGCTGGACATCACCGTCACCGCGGATTCGATCACGTTCGAGTCGGGGCCGGGCGGTCCCATCGTGCTGTCGGTGCGCGGGACCGGCTACGTCATCGCCGGCGAAGAGACCCTCGTCGTGCCGCTGCGGGGCCAGGGGCCGCGGCGACCCGGTCGGCCCTCGCTCAGCGAGATCGAGGATGCGCGGCGCGACGACGGCACGTATCTCTCGGCGTCGATCCCGACCCTCACGAGCTCGATCCCGGTCATCTCGGACGAAGACCTGCTGCAGGGCGAGGACGCACAGGTGGGCGTCGACAGCTGA
- a CDS encoding beta-phosphoglucomutase family hydrolase, whose protein sequence is MNTRTLPDLTAYDGVLFDLDGVLTPTAEVHMHAWQTMFTELFTAWGITPPYTEQDYFLHLDGKKRYDGVASLLRSRDVEVPWGDPSDDPALDTVCGIGNRKNLVFERVLRSEGIAPYPGSLRLLEKLQAAGTPVGVVSSSKNAREVLTVAGLIDRFPVIMDGVVAERQHLPSKPAPDVFLAGARMLGVDPARSVAVEDAHSGVQSAAAAGFGLVVGVDRGVGAQVLRDAGADLVVDDLEEFLD, encoded by the coding sequence GTGAACACCCGAACTCTGCCTGACCTGACGGCCTACGACGGCGTGCTCTTCGACCTCGACGGCGTGCTCACCCCCACCGCCGAAGTGCACATGCACGCGTGGCAGACGATGTTCACCGAGCTGTTCACGGCGTGGGGCATCACGCCGCCGTACACCGAGCAGGACTACTTCCTCCACCTCGACGGCAAGAAGCGCTACGACGGTGTCGCGAGCCTGCTGCGCAGCCGCGACGTCGAGGTGCCGTGGGGCGACCCGAGCGACGATCCGGCCCTCGACACCGTCTGCGGGATCGGCAACCGCAAGAACCTCGTCTTCGAACGGGTGCTGCGCAGCGAAGGCATCGCGCCGTACCCCGGGTCGCTGCGCCTGCTCGAGAAGCTGCAAGCGGCCGGCACGCCCGTCGGCGTGGTGTCGAGCTCCAAGAACGCCCGCGAAGTGCTCACCGTCGCCGGTCTCATCGACCGGTTCCCTGTGATCATGGACGGCGTCGTCGCCGAGCGCCAGCACCTTCCGAGCAAGCCCGCCCCCGACGTCTTCCTCGCCGGCGCGCGCATGCTGGGGGTCGATCCCGCCCGCTCCGTCGCGGTCGAAGACGCGCACAGCGGAGTGCAGTCAGCCGCCGCGGCCGGATTCGGCCTCGTCGTCGGCGTCGACCGCGGCGTCGGCGCGCAGGTGCTGCGCGATGCCGGCGCCGACCTCGTCGTCGACGATCTCGAAGAATTCCTCGACTGA
- a CDS encoding acetate kinase — MSVVLVVNSGSSSFKYQLVEPEDGRVLASGIVERIGEAMGAARHTVYFGPSEGVAVTATDATYTRELPIPDHTTGFRVMLDAFAESGPSLDDFPPVAVGHRVVHGGARFFEPTLITNLVEINIDELSVLAPLHNPGALQGVRAAKAAFPDLAHVAVFDTAFHQTLPAAAYTYAIDKDLAEAHRIRRYGFHGTSHKYVSRAAAQFLGRPIEELKQVVFHLGNGASVAAVDRGRSVETSMGLTPLEGLVMGTRSGDIDPAVLFHLARRARMSIDDLDDLLNKRSGVLGLAGVNDMRDLEERVAAGDEDARLAMDVYIHRLRAYAGSYIAQLGGVDVIVFTAGVGENSPIVRAGALETLGFAGVQLDPARNEERARGIRVISADGSPVTVLIVPTNEELEIARQALEVAAAL; from the coding sequence ATGAGCGTGGTGCTGGTGGTCAACAGTGGGTCGTCGTCGTTCAAGTACCAGCTGGTCGAGCCGGAGGACGGCCGCGTGCTCGCCTCAGGCATCGTCGAGCGCATCGGCGAGGCGATGGGCGCGGCCCGGCACACGGTGTACTTCGGCCCCTCGGAAGGCGTGGCCGTGACGGCGACGGATGCCACGTACACCCGTGAACTGCCGATCCCCGACCACACCACGGGGTTCCGGGTCATGCTCGACGCGTTCGCCGAGTCGGGGCCGTCGCTCGACGACTTCCCGCCGGTGGCGGTCGGTCACCGCGTCGTGCACGGCGGGGCGCGATTCTTCGAGCCCACCCTGATCACGAACCTCGTGGAGATCAACATCGACGAGCTGTCGGTGCTCGCACCTCTCCACAACCCCGGTGCGCTGCAGGGCGTCCGGGCAGCGAAGGCCGCTTTCCCCGATCTCGCGCACGTGGCTGTCTTCGACACCGCGTTTCACCAGACGCTTCCCGCCGCCGCCTACACATACGCGATCGACAAGGATCTGGCAGAGGCCCACCGCATCCGCCGCTACGGCTTCCACGGCACCTCCCACAAGTACGTCAGCCGTGCCGCCGCGCAGTTCCTGGGCCGGCCGATCGAAGAGCTCAAGCAGGTCGTGTTCCACCTCGGCAACGGCGCATCGGTGGCCGCCGTCGATCGCGGTCGGTCCGTGGAGACCTCGATGGGTCTCACGCCGCTGGAGGGGCTCGTCATGGGCACCCGCTCGGGTGACATCGACCCCGCCGTGCTGTTTCACCTCGCCCGTCGCGCGAGGATGTCGATCGACGACCTCGATGACCTCCTCAACAAGCGCAGCGGCGTGCTCGGTCTCGCCGGTGTCAACGACATGCGCGACCTCGAAGAGCGCGTGGCAGCGGGCGACGAAGACGCCCGGCTCGCGATGGACGTGTACATCCACCGCCTGCGCGCCTATGCCGGTTCTTACATCGCGCAGCTCGGCGGCGTGGACGTGATCGTCTTCACCGCCGGTGTGGGCGAGAACTCGCCCATCGTCCGCGCGGGGGCGCTGGAGACGCTCGGCTTCGCCGGAGTGCAGCTGGACCCCGCCCGCAACGAGGAGCGCGCCCGTGGCATCCGTGTGATCTCCGCCGACGGGTCGCCGGTGACGGTGCTGATCGTGCCCACGAACGAGGAGCTGGAGATCGCGCGACAGGCCCTAGAGGTGGCCGCGGCGCTGTGA
- the pta gene encoding phosphate acetyltransferase, with product MAQSIYITSAEGHSGKSTIALGVLDALSRATPRVGVFRPIARSTAERDYVLEMLLDHDGVDLDYDECVGVTYDDVRADPEASLARIVERFKAVERQCDAVVVVGSDYTDVGSPAELGYNARIAANLGTPVLLVIGGRALQGQSEQLGTTTARTPSEMGQIAALAVAELEHGRADLFAVVANRADPERLDEIIAAVTEATAAAQPGREIPVRAIPEDRYLVAPSVRGILRAVEGTLVKGDSELMTREVLSIVVAGMSMVNVLPRLTESAVVVIPADRTEVLLATLLAHTSGTFPSVAAVVLNGPFPLPESIDKLIDGLGSTVPIIATDLGTYDTAVRVMNARGRLAADSQRRYDTALALFEKHVDTEALTKALGVAGTTVVTPLMFQYALMERARSDRRRIVLPEGDDDRVLRAAATVLSRGIADLTILGEETEVRSRALELGIDLSGAQITSPFDSALVDRFAQEYTRLRAHKGMTYERASDTVTDVSYFGTLMVHMGLADGMVSGAAHTTAHTIRPAFEIIKTRPGVSVVSSVFLMALADRVLVYGDCAVIPDPTSEQLADIAISSAATAAQFGIDPRVAMLSYSTGESGTGADVEKVRAATALVRERAPQLPVEGPIQYDAAADAAVASKKMPGSDVAGRATVFVFPDLNTGNNTYKAVQRSAGAIAIGPVLQGLNKPINDLSRGALVDDIVNTIAITAIQAQGEASA from the coding sequence GTGGCACAGAGCATCTACATCACCTCGGCCGAAGGCCATTCCGGTAAGTCGACGATCGCGCTGGGCGTGCTCGATGCGCTCAGCCGTGCGACGCCGCGGGTGGGGGTGTTCCGCCCCATCGCCCGCTCCACGGCCGAGCGCGACTACGTTCTCGAGATGCTGCTGGACCACGACGGCGTCGACCTCGACTACGACGAGTGCGTGGGGGTCACCTACGACGACGTGCGCGCCGACCCCGAGGCGTCACTCGCGCGCATCGTGGAGCGCTTCAAGGCCGTCGAGCGTCAGTGCGATGCCGTCGTGGTGGTCGGCAGCGACTACACCGACGTCGGCAGCCCCGCCGAGCTCGGCTACAACGCCCGCATCGCCGCCAACCTCGGCACCCCCGTGCTGCTGGTGATCGGCGGCCGGGCGCTGCAGGGCCAGAGCGAGCAGCTGGGCACCACGACCGCGCGCACACCGTCGGAGATGGGTCAGATCGCCGCGCTCGCCGTGGCTGAGCTCGAGCACGGACGCGCCGACCTGTTCGCCGTCGTGGCCAACCGGGCCGACCCCGAAAGGCTCGACGAGATCATCGCCGCCGTGACCGAGGCCACGGCGGCCGCCCAGCCCGGCCGCGAGATTCCGGTGCGCGCGATCCCTGAAGACCGCTATCTCGTGGCCCCGTCGGTGCGCGGCATCCTGCGGGCCGTCGAGGGGACCCTCGTCAAGGGCGATTCCGAGCTCATGACTCGCGAGGTGCTGAGCATCGTCGTGGCCGGCATGTCGATGGTCAACGTCCTTCCCCGGCTCACCGAGTCGGCCGTGGTGGTCATCCCCGCCGACCGCACCGAGGTGCTGCTGGCCACGCTGCTGGCGCACACCTCCGGCACGTTCCCGTCGGTGGCGGCCGTCGTGCTCAACGGGCCGTTCCCGCTCCCCGAATCGATCGACAAGCTGATCGACGGGCTCGGCTCGACCGTGCCGATCATCGCGACCGACCTCGGCACCTACGACACCGCCGTGCGGGTCATGAACGCCCGCGGCCGGCTGGCGGCCGACTCGCAGCGGCGCTACGACACGGCGCTGGCCCTCTTCGAGAAGCACGTCGACACCGAGGCGCTGACGAAGGCGCTCGGAGTGGCGGGGACCACCGTGGTGACGCCCCTGATGTTCCAGTACGCCCTCATGGAGCGTGCGCGCAGCGATCGCCGCCGCATCGTGCTGCCCGAGGGCGACGACGACCGCGTGCTGCGCGCCGCGGCCACCGTGCTCTCGCGCGGCATCGCCGACCTCACGATCCTCGGTGAAGAGACCGAGGTGCGAAGCCGCGCCCTGGAGCTCGGCATCGACCTGTCGGGCGCCCAGATCACGAGTCCCTTCGACAGCGCGCTGGTGGACCGGTTCGCCCAGGAGTACACCCGCCTGCGCGCCCATAAGGGCATGACGTACGAGCGCGCGTCGGACACCGTCACCGACGTGTCGTACTTCGGCACGCTCATGGTGCACATGGGTCTCGCGGACGGCATGGTCTCGGGCGCGGCGCACACCACCGCCCACACCATCCGCCCCGCCTTCGAGATCATCAAGACCCGCCCGGGCGTCTCGGTCGTCTCGAGCGTCTTCCTCATGGCGCTCGCCGACCGTGTGCTCGTCTACGGCGACTGCGCCGTCATCCCCGACCCCACGAGCGAGCAGCTCGCCGACATCGCGATCTCGTCGGCGGCAACGGCCGCCCAGTTCGGCATCGACCCGCGCGTGGCGATGCTGTCGTACTCGACGGGGGAGTCCGGCACAGGCGCCGACGTCGAGAAGGTGAGGGCGGCCACCGCCCTCGTGCGCGAGCGCGCGCCGCAGCTTCCGGTCGAAGGACCGATCCAGTACGACGCGGCGGCCGATGCGGCGGTGGCATCCAAAAAGATGCCCGGCTCCGACGTCGCCGGACGCGCGACGGTGTTCGTCTTCCCCGACCTCAACACCGGCAACAACACCTACAAGGCCGTGCAGCGCTCGGCCGGCGCCATCGCCATCGGGCCGGTGCTGCAAGGGCTCAACAAGCCCATCAACGACCTGTCGCGCGGCGCCCTCGTCGACGACATCGTCAACACGATCGCGATCACCGCGATCCAGGCTCAGGGAGAGGCAAGCGCATGA
- a CDS encoding AAA family ATPase yields the protein MSEQSGDEITAESFARLTEAIAASVSRVIDGKPDAVRSALTCLLAEGHLLIEDVPGVGKTMLARALAASVDATVRRIQFTPDLLPGDVTGVSVFNPVDREFEFKRGAIFAHIVIADEINRSSPKTQSALLEAMEEHQVTVDGESHALPEPFLVVATQNPLEMEGTYALPEAQRDRFMMRVSMGYPDAASEGLMLRRRDTVNPLDAITPVVDSHIVRELIGWARSVHLSPAVEEYAVALAQATRTHADLRLGASPRATLQLVRAAKVRAALDGRPFVIPDDIAALLVPVFAHRLIPTRSAGTARARSTTDAVTSVLTQIAASVRVPLTARA from the coding sequence ATGAGTGAGCAGTCTGGGGACGAGATCACCGCGGAATCGTTCGCCCGCCTGACCGAGGCGATCGCGGCTTCTGTCTCCCGCGTGATCGACGGCAAACCCGATGCGGTGCGCTCCGCACTCACCTGCCTGCTCGCCGAGGGACACCTGCTCATCGAAGACGTGCCCGGCGTCGGCAAGACCATGCTGGCGCGCGCTCTCGCGGCATCCGTCGACGCCACGGTGCGGCGCATCCAGTTCACCCCCGATCTGCTTCCCGGCGACGTCACGGGCGTGTCGGTGTTCAACCCCGTCGACCGGGAGTTCGAGTTCAAGCGGGGAGCGATCTTCGCGCACATCGTCATCGCCGACGAGATCAACCGCTCCTCCCCCAAGACCCAGTCGGCGCTGCTCGAGGCGATGGAGGAGCACCAGGTCACCGTGGACGGCGAATCCCACGCTCTGCCGGAGCCCTTCCTCGTCGTCGCCACCCAGAATCCGCTCGAGATGGAGGGGACGTACGCCCTTCCCGAGGCGCAGCGCGACCGATTCATGATGCGCGTCTCGATGGGCTATCCCGATGCCGCCAGCGAGGGGCTCATGCTGCGGCGGCGCGACACGGTGAACCCCCTCGACGCGATCACTCCGGTCGTCGATTCGCACATCGTGCGCGAGCTGATCGGGTGGGCGCGCAGCGTGCACCTCTCCCCCGCGGTGGAGGAGTACGCCGTCGCGCTCGCGCAGGCCACGCGCACCCACGCCGACCTGCGGCTGGGTGCGAGTCCCCGGGCCACCCTGCAGCTCGTGCGCGCCGCGAAGGTGCGTGCGGCGCTCGACGGCCGCCCGTTCGTCATTCCCGACGACATCGCAGCCCTCCTCGTGCCGGTGTTCGCGCACCGCCTCATCCCCACCCGCAGCGCCGGCACGGCCAGGGCGCGCTCGACCACCGATGCGGTCACGTCGGTGCTGACGCAGATCGCGGCATCGGTGCGCGTACCGCTCACCGCGCGCGCGTGA